The genomic DNA GTATTCAGACCAGTACACCATGGTTTTGATCTCATCAGAGAACAGTAACATGATGACAGAGTCTACACAGGGACATTAACTGTGGAGAGagcactactgtatatactcatgtgttagtgtagaaattttagtccaaaaattgaaccaaaaaaaacaaccctgagtTGACATCTAGGGATCaaaataagtactgtattttaactctcttttccccccaatggaaccatcccctggtaaaaggcaagagtgtaatctgtcctgggagcactgaCTTCCCAGCTATTTCCTCCTTtaatgtgaacacaaacagttatgtgtTGTAAgctctttgccattgttttcctttgcttcattccttACATcgtttgctacatgcccctaagttttatcatcgacttatccacaggttagatcaaaattcataattttggctcccaaacatgctcttgacttatacgtgaggttgaCTAATACTCAGGTGCCATCACTTATAAACAAAATATGAACCAAGATTTAGTAGGACACATCTTAGGGGAAGGAGGGGCAACTAGCTTCAAGATTCTCCTTCCTTGTTTAGATTTGAGTTTTTCTGAAACTCAGATGGCTTTGTCTTAGACAACATGTTGCTGTGTGTATATAGGCCAACAAAGTTTTCAACAATTGTGATTTTAGACCTGTGTTATATGTTTAGATCTGTTTATAAAATAAGTCACCCAAGTATGTTTAAAATCAGTGAAAAAtacaacattacaataaaaatccaacaataaatctgaaatccagtCTTTCCCCAAGTGTACATGTAGCAGCATAGTAAAGCACAATACAAATCTCAGAAGCTAAAAACAGTTAGTCAGTACAGGAACTGAAAGCACCAACAATGCTACAGGGATTAAAACAGCAAGATTACAAAAGACTAGGAAGAACAAAGAAGTCTGAGGGAGGCATCAGAAGGCAAGCTTCCTAGAGAAAGCATTCTGTAGCTTGAATAGtcaccaccaaaaaggccctgttATCCTTTGCCACGTTTCAATCTTTGCATTTGGAGGGCTTCTGTAGAAGGTCTTAAGATAGATGTGTGTGGCGGGGGGGGAACACTTTTAAATTATGTAGAGCTGCATAaaacaaaaccagcactttgaattacgaCCAAAACCAAAGTAGAATCTAGTGATGGAGATAAATGACTGGTGCTGTATTTTCAAAATTTTTGCTCCATGTTAAAAATGGTTGATAGTGTTTTCAGATTATCTTCAAATACAAAGGTCATACTGCATGATGACTCTGTCATACTAAATGATACCTAAAGAGTCTTCACTTAAAAGAAGTGATGTTTCTTGGGCTGTAAGTTAActgcttttccccctttttatttgAGGTGACCTGTGTTGACTTCCAAGTGGCTTGGACCTGTTAGAAGCTCCTGCCAGCCTAATGCcatgaatgttgaggtggacaaTGTGGAAGAAAAAGCTGTCCATTCCTGGTCAAGGATCGCCTCTGCAGGACAGAAAGCCTTGGAAGAAGCTCTCAGAGTGTTCAACCCTATGTCTAAGGACCTGTCTGACACAGAGACCCAGCTAGTAGCTTTTCTTCAAGGGCTCAGGGAAGAAGGCTACCAGCCCACTATTCTAAGGAGTAAAGACGTGTATGGATACAGCTCATGCACAGCCAAGATGCCCAGCCAAACAAAAGGCAGTGCCCAGGACACTTCAAAAACAGCTGCCTCTATTTTAGAGTCTGCTAAAACTCCTGTCAGAAACATGACAACAATGGCAAAAGTATCTGGTCCCTTGTCAGGTATTACACTAAGTTCTTCTAAAGAATCTGCTAAGCCATTATCCAAGAGCAGTAATTCTACAAACCTTCTGTTGAACTCACTGAAACGGACACGTTCAGGTACATCAAAAGACTCAGCAGTGGGTTTCCCTGCTAGCATGTATCCTGGTGTGTACCCAGCCATGAGGCTGTCTGTTGTTCTGGAAGCCTTGGTCCCTTTAAAAGCCACAGCATCCTGCCTGGAGTCAAAATGTAAACAAGGACACCTTGGGATCTCTCCTTCAGACCTTAAGCTCCTCAAGGCATCTAGCGCATCCAGACAGTCTGCCACACTAAAGGCCACTAAAATATCACCCAGCCAATTGGACCCAAAAGACTATAGGCATATAATAAAGAAAGTACCAGATTCTGCTGCTCTGACTGTGAGCCTTATGAAAGGGCCAAAGGGTGGGGTGCTAAGGGAAAGCAATGCTTGCAAAGCATCTGGAATCCTGAATGGCAGACTTTCTGGAAGCACTTCCCAGAGCTGTAGCTCAGGAACTGCCAGACCTAAAGAGCCATTAGTGGACAAAACAGAACGGAGAGGAGGGGGCAGCCATCAAGAGACGGTtgggcagaaaaggaaaagagttgaGGAGAGAAAAGAATTGTCATGCAGGAATCCAGAATCCAGTTCTGTTCCATCTCCCAGTCAAGTAGAACTGACTTCGAAGACACtaaacctgctgaaattccagGCCATCAAGGTGAATAGCTCTTCTGATGATGAATTGAGGAGGAGAGCGCAGAAGATCCTTAGAGTGAATCTGTCCCCTGTTATTAGAATTGAACCACTGCCTCATTCTCACAGTGTTGCTTGAGTTCCTTTGCTGTGGTGGAGCCATTGTATGAGAAGGATAAGATCACCTTCAGGCCTGTTGAGCTTGGGGAGGATGTCCATGTTTTCAGTCACTGAGCTGTTGGCCCCGAGGCTGTAGCCAGCAGCTGAGGAAAATTATGCAGAACTGGTCAACTGCTAGGTTATAAAACTATGTTTAAAGATACTGGAGTTGGTCTCCATTGAGAGGAGTACAGAGCAGAACACTGGCTTTCTTTTGGGACACTTTTCTACAGCGCTTTTGTAAACATGATAGAGTGTACATCTGGGATGTGGGGCACTAGGGATATTGCTGTactgtgattttcttttcttttttcaatctgTAAGTCTACTTGGATTTATTTTGATCATATTTTATATACTTACTATGAAATATAAATATCTATTGATTCATGTACACATCTTGCCCAAGGGCTGTTAGAATGTGATCCCTTCTCATCCTTAACACCTTATCTAGAACTGGGTTCAGAAGCTTTCCTCTTCTCATACTTTCCCCACAGTCATTTGTTGAAAGATGCAGCAGCAGTTGCTGCTCTCCAGTGTTGTTCCTCTTCTCTAAAAGCCTCAGTGGCATCCTGTCATCTACTAGTCACTGGCTCTTGTTTGTTGCTCTGCACTAGCTAATAACTGGCTTGGGCTAGAGCTTATATGCCAGCTGGAGAAGCTTTCCAAGTCCATGGAAagggagaaatgaagaaaatgtgtGTTTTCTCTGATATAGCCTCATGAGAAAACATTTCAGTTAACATAACAGGCTACCAAGTGATGGCAGGCAG from Sceloporus undulatus isolate JIND9_A2432 ecotype Alabama chromosome 2, SceUnd_v1.1, whole genome shotgun sequence includes the following:
- the CCDC71 gene encoding coiled-coil domain-containing protein 71 codes for the protein MNVEVDNVEEKAVHSWSRIASAGQKALEEALRVFNPMSKDLSDTETQLVAFLQGLREEGYQPTILRSKDVYGYSSCTAKMPSQTKGSAQDTSKTAASILESAKTPVRNMTTMAKVSGPLSGITLSSSKESAKPLSKSSNSTNLLLNSLKRTRSGTSKDSAVGFPASMYPGVYPAMRLSVVLEALVPLKATASCLESKCKQGHLGISPSDLKLLKASSASRQSATLKATKISPSQLDPKDYRHIIKKVPDSAALTVSLMKGPKGGVLRESNACKASGILNGRLSGSTSQSCSSGTARPKEPLVDKTERRGGGSHQETVGQKRKRVEERKELSCRNPESSSVPSPSQVELTSKTLNLLKFQAIKVNSSSDDELRRRAQKILRVNLSPVIRIEPLPHSHSVA